A window of the Erpetoichthys calabaricus chromosome 10, fErpCal1.3, whole genome shotgun sequence genome harbors these coding sequences:
- the rbm12 gene encoding RNA-binding protein 12, with the protein MAVVIRLQGLPIVAGTMDIRHFFSGLTIPDGGVHIVGGEHGEAFIVFATDEDARLGMMRTGGTIKGSKVSLLLSSKTEMQNMIEQSRRRFETGNLDAPSANSGRQATPLSTGSGVRSSLSTTVQSFNSPTTSIVTTASSAHESMSNSKSQPSFSAASIGSMPNFSNNFNSPARTLGSTVTSALPPLNSVPPMPPLPTIPSLPPMPSIPPMPVPPPVTALPPVPPVAPIPPGPPVPPITHMPPLSGLPPFNPGVPPPVGPVPTGLSTSAPPVPITNPSHMFLGPLNPVVSINPQSHIKPPLSSSDELFVSLQGIPFSFTEIDVRDFFHGLQVENVRLLRDHLGRNTGRALIKFFSPQDAYEAMKRHTGTIGQRFVEVSPATERQWIASSTGVVLSPSQGLPKQQITGQLESDHIPRMRSRSDSPPCQDRARSRSPHQQDFCVYLKGLPYEAENKQVFEFFKKLDIVEDSIYIAYGPNGRATGEGFVEFRNEADYKTALSRHMHYMGNRFIQVHPISKKAMYEKIDSIRKRMQSTQPGDQLPETGLEKSLAKICAHISNIPYNIDKNEVHQFLEGIQFLEESLKVLVDSNGRGLGQAVVQFRSEEDALKAERLHRKKLNGRDAFVHLVTYSQMKEIEKNPPPQAKRGQQLQAYASSYTYAASASEEFSYLRANSGTMNNGPQFSTPFSASGNGFGAPPPPLPPLGPGLAEGQLGVPPPPVGSSHLAAGTGHKSPVFRSATGNNGGPSGYAGGSEIMRVSSFENGPRKNNATTSRSSSQAHLVSSQVYGSSGADSIRVPPGLSGGPGNPRPTVVKIQNMPFTVTIDEILDFFYGYQVLPGSVCLQYSEKGMPTGEAMVAFESHDEAMSAVLDLNDRPIGSRKVKLILG; encoded by the coding sequence ATGGCTGTGGTCATCCGCTTGCAGGGTCTCCCGATTGTGGCGGGAACCATGGACATACGCCATTTCTTCTCTGGATTGACCATACCGGATGGGGGTGTTCATATTGTAGGGGGTGAACATGGTGAggcttttattgtttttgcaaCTGATGAAGATGCCAGACTTGGCATGATGCGCACTGGGGGAACCATTAAAGGGTCAAAGGTGTCTCTGTTGCTTAGTAGCAAGACTGAAATGCAGAATATGATTGAGCAGAGCCGTAGACGGTTTGAAACTGGCAATTTAGATGCACCATCTGCAAATTCTGGAAGACAAGCAACACCACTTAGCACAGGAAGTGGTGTTAGAAGTAGCTTGTCTACAACAGTGCAAAGCTTCAATAGTCCTACTACAAGTATAGTTACAACAGCCTCTTCAGCACATGAAAGCATGAGCAACAGTAAAAGTCAACCCTCGTTCTCCGCTGCAAGTATAGGAAGTATGCCTAACTTCAGCAATAATTTCAACAGCCCAGCTCGTACTCTAGGATCTACAGTGACCTCTGCATTGCCTCCCTTGAACTCTGTACCTCCAATGCCTCCTTTGCCTACTATTCCATCACTGCCTCCCATGCCCTCCATTCCACCAATGCCTGTTCCTCCCCCAGTTACTGCCCTACCTCCTGTGCCCCCTGTTGCACCTATACCACCTGGTCCCCCTGTGCCACCAATCACTCATATGCCCCCTCTGTCAGGTTTACCCCCATTTAATCCTGGAGTTCCTCCACCGGTGGGTCCTGTGCCTACTGGTTTAAGCACATCGGCCCCTCCAGTACCAATAACTAACCCAAGTCACATGTTCTTAGGCCCTCTAAACCCAGTTGTTTCCATTAATCCTCAGAGTCATATTAAACCTCCATTGTCTAGCTCAGATGAGCTGTTTGTAAGTTTACAAGGAATACCATTTTCTTTCACCGAGATAGATGTCCGGGACTTTTTTCATGGGCTGCAAGTTGAAAATGTACGCTTACTTAGAGATCATCTTGGTCGAAATACTGGCCGAGCACTGATCAAATTCTTCAGTCCACAAGATGCATATGAAGCAATGAAGCGGCACACAGGTACAATTGGTCAACGATTTGTAGAGGTTTCTCCTGCTACAGAAAGACAATGGATAGCATCAAGCACTGGAGTGGTCCTGAGCCCCAGCCAGGGACTGCCTAAACAGCAGATCACTGGCCAGCTGGAGTCTGATCATATTCCACGCATGCGTTCCAGGTCGGATTCACCACCATGCCAAGACAGAGCACGATCACGTTCTCCACATCAGCAGGATTTCTGTGTCTATCTAAAAGGACTGCCTTATGAAGCTGAAAACAAACAGGTGTTTGAATTTTTCAAAAAACTTGATATAGTGGAAGATAGTATTTATATTGCATATGGACCAAATGGCAGAGCTACAGGAGAAGGCTTTGTTGAATTCAGAAATGAAGCAGACTATAAAACAGCTCTGAGTCGTCACATGCATTATATGGGAAATCGTTTTATACAAGTTCATCCAATAAGTAAAAAGGCCATGTATGAAAAGATCGACTCAATCAGGAAACGTATGCAGAGTACCCAACCAGGCGACCAGCTACCAGAGACTGGCTTGGAGAAAAGTCTTGCAAAAATTTGTGCCCACATTTCTAATATTCCATATAATATTGATAAAAATGAAGTGCATCAATTTTTGGAGGGGATTCAGTTTTTGGAAGAAAGTTTGAAGGTTCTTGTAGATAGTAATGGTCGTGGGCTTGGCCAAGCTGTTGTCCAGTTTAGATCTGAGGAGGATGCTTTAAAAGCTGAAAGACTGCATCGCAAAAAACTTAATGGGAGAGATGCGTTTGTGCACTTGGTAACATATAGTCAAATGAAAGAAATTGAGAAAAATCCTCCACCTCAAGCAAAGAGAGGCCAACAGCTGCAAGCTTATGCTTCAAGTTACACATATGCTGCCTCTGCTTCAGAAGAGTTCTCATACTTGAGAGCAAATTCGGGAACTATGAATAATGGCCCTCAATTTAGTACCCCATTTAGTGCCTCTGGTAATGGATTTGGTGCtcctcctccacctcttcccCCTTTAGGACCTGGCCTAGCTGAAGGACAATTGGGTGTTCCACCACCTCCTGTTGGCAGTAGCCACTTAGCAGCAGGTACAGGGCACAAGTCTCCAGTGTTCAGATCAGCCACAGGAAATAATGGTGGACCTTCTGGATATGCAGGGGGTTCTGAAATAATGAGAGTGTCTTCTTTTGAAAATGGACCTAGGAAAAATAATGCAACCACAAGTCGAAGTAGCAGTCAGGCACATTTGGTCAGTTCTCAGGTGTATGGGTCAAGTGGTGCTGATAGTATAAGGGTGCCTCCTGGATTAAGTGGTGGGCCCGGAAATCCAAGGCCCACAGttgttaaaattcaaaatatgcCTTTTACTGTAACTATTGAtgaaattttagattttttttatggttATCAAGTTTTGCCTGGCTCTGTGTGCTTACAATATAGTGAGAAAGGCATGCCTACAGGTGAAGCAATGGTAGCATTTGAATCTCACGATGAGGCCATGTCTGCAGTCTTAGATTTGAATGACAGACCAATTGGGTCAAGAAAAGTTAAGCTGATTTTAGGATAG